The Weissella confusa DNA window CTGATGATGACACCTTGTTCAAACCAAGGGCCTTAACAATCGCACGTTGCTTTGGCAAACGGTGGGCAGCACTCTTTACAAGAGTAATCTTAACTTGTTCAGCCATTTTCTGCCTCCTTAATCTGCCAAGTGCTCAAGTGAGACCTGACGCAATTCAGCAACTTCTTCAGCGTTCTTCAATGAGTTGATTGCATCGAAAGTTGCGCGCACAACGTTAATTGGAGTTGATGATCCCAATGACTTTGCAGTCACGTCGGCAACACCAGCCAATTCCAAAACGGCACGAGCAGCACCACCGGCTGCCACTCCAGATCCTTCAACGGCTGGCTTAAGCAAGATGCGACCACCGCCAAAGACACCATTTGCAGAGTGAGGAAGGGTCGTACCAACAGTTGGAACTGCAACGATGTTACGCTTTGCAGCTTCAACGGCCTTGCGGATAGCTTCAGGCACTTCTTGTGCCTTACCAGTACCAAAACCAACGTGTCCGTTACGGTCACCAACAACTACCAAAGCGGCGAAACGCAAACGACGTCCACCCTTAACAACCTTGGTAACACGGTTGATGGCAACAACGTTTTCTTCAAGCTCGCCGAGCTTGTTTGCATCGATAAAAGCCATGTTTAATTTCCTCCTTCCCTTAGAACTTCAAACCAGCTTCACGAGCAGCTTCTGCCAAAGCTTGCACACGTCCGTGGTACAAGTAACCACCACGGTCGAATACAACAACTTCAACACCTGCAGCCTTGGCGCGTTCTGCGATCAAAGCTCCAACCTTAGCTGCTTGTTCAGTCTTTGGAGCAGTCTCAACTGACTTGTCCAAAGTTGAGGCACTAGCAAGCGTCACACCCGCTACGTCATCAATCAATTGCGCGTAGATGTTCTTGTTAGAACGGTAAACGTTCAAGCGTGGGCGCTCAGCAGTACCAGAAATCTTTCCACGAACTCGCGTGTGTCGGCGTTGACGCACCTTGTTCTTGTCTGACTTCGTAATCATGTTCGTAACCTCTTTTGTGTATATACTCGAAAGATATACCAATAAGTAAATCCCGAGACGTTGCTCCCGGGCCTTAAGCTATAAGCTTAAGATTACTTACCAGTCTTACCTTCCTTACGTGCAACGTATTCGTTTTCGTAGCGAATTCCCTTACCCTTATATGGCTCAGGTGCGCGTACGGCACGGATCTCTGCGGCCAAGTCACCAACAAATTGCTTGTTGATCCCTTCAACAGTGATCGTAGTTGAATCAGGAACTTCAACTGTCAAGCCTTCACGGGCCTCAAACTCAACTGGGTGTGAGTAACCAACGTTCAAGACAAGCTTGTCGCCTTGCTTAGCAGCACGGTATCCAACACCGACCAACTTCAAAGTCTTCTTGAAGCCGGCTGATACACCTTCAACCATGTTTGCAACGTTAGCGCGAGTAGTTCCGTGAAGTGCCTTGATACGTCCTTCGTCTGAAGGACGAGTGAATGATACTTCAGTACCGTCCACAGTGAATTCGATTTCTGATGCGATTTCGCGAGAAATCTCACCCTTAGGTCCCTTAACAGTAACGACGTTACCTTCGCGTGACAATTCAACGCCAGCAGGCAAAGTCAAAACCTTGTTACCAATACGACTCATCGGTAGACACCTCCTTGTTTAGATTTTATTTATTACCAGACGTAAGCCAATACCTCGCCACCAATCTTCTTGGCGCGAGCTTCCTTATCGGTGATAACACCTTCGGAAGTTGAGATGATAGCGATACCCAAACCGTTCAAAACCTTAGGTACAGCATCTGCCTTGACGTATGAACGCAATCCTGGCTTTGAAATACGCTTCAAACCAGTGATAACGCGTTGCTTGTCGGCACCGTACTTAAGGAAGACACGGATGACACCTTGCTTGTCATCTTCAATGTATTCAACGTCGCGAACAAAGCCTTCGTTCTTCAAGATTTCGGCGATGTCCTTCTTGATCTTTGATGCAGGTACTTCAACTGAATCGTGGCGAACCATGTTCGCGTTACGAATGCGAGTCAAGAAATCTGCAATTGGGTCAGTCATTGACATTGATGTTTGCCTCCTATTATTAATTACTGTAAATCAGTGTTGATTACTTTGAGAAAGGCATACCCAATTGAGTAAGCAATTCACGAGCTTCTTCGTCAGTGTTGGCCGTCGTTACAACAACGATGTCCAATCCACGAACGCGGTTAACTTGATCGTAATCAATTTCTGGGAAAATAAGTTGCTCACGAATTCCCAACGTGTAGTTTCCACGACCATCAAAGGCCTTTGGTGAAACTCCACGGAAGTCACGAACACGTGGCAATGAAACGTTGATCAACTTATCCAAGAAGTCGTACATACGCTCACCACGCAAAGTAACCTTAGTACCGATTGCCATACCCTCACGCAAACGGAAGCCAGCGATTGACTTCTTAGCGCGAGTGATAACTGGCTTTTGACCAGCAATCAATTCCAATTCAGCAACAGCTTCATCCAAGTTCTTTGAGTTTGATACGGCGTCACCAACACCCATGTTAAGCACGATCTTTTCGATCTTAGGTGCTTGCATGATTGATGAGTACTCAAACTTCTCGATCAATGAAGGCGTTACTTCATTGACGTACTTTTCCTTCAAGCGATTTGCCATGATAATGATTTCCTCCTTTCACCTAGAAAATTATGCCAAAGTCGTTCCAGACTTCTTAGCAAAACGTACCTTCTTACCATCTTCAACCTTGTAACCAATCTTCGTTGGTTCGTTAGTAGAAGGGTCAAGCAATTGTACGTTTGAAACGTGGATTGGAGCTTCAAGCTCAACAATTCCACCTTGTGGGTATTGGTTGTTTGGCTTTTGGTGCTTCTTTACGATGTTCACACCTTCGACAACAACACGGTCCTTAGCAGCAATAGTCTTAACAACTACTCCTTCCTTGCCCTTGTCCTTGCCGGCGATAACCTTAACCTTGTCACCAGTCTTCACAAACATGCGAGGCTTCCTCCTTGATTTAATGATGGTAATTACAATACTTCAGGTGCCAATGACACAATACGCATGTAATCATTGTCACGCAATTCACGCGCAACAGGTCCGAAGATACGAGTACCTACAGGGCTCTTGTCATCCTTAACGATGACTGCAGCGTTTTCATCGAACTTGATGTATGAACCATCAGCACGGTGAACTCCTGAAACAGTACGAACGATAACAGCCTTAACGACGTCACCCTTCTTTACAGTACCACCAGGAATAGCTTGCTTAACAGTTGCGACGATCATGTCACCGATACCGGCGAACTTACGACCTGATCCACCCAAAACCTTGATAGTCAAGATTTCACGTGCACCAGAATTGTCAGCAACCTTCAAACGACTCTCTTGTTGAATCACGATTTTGTCCTCCTTCCGTTATTGGTAAGATTCGAGATTAAACGATTAGATAATAACGGCCTTCTCGACGATTTCTACCAAACGGAAGCGCTTTGTAGCTGACGTTGGACGCGTCTCCATGATGCGTACGATGTCACCTTGCTTAGCTTCGTTGTTTTCATCGTGAGCCTTAAACTTCTTCGTGTACTTAACACGCTTACCATAAACAGGGTGGTTCTTGTAAGTTTCGATGGCAACAGTGATTGTCTTATCCATCTTATCTGAAACCACGCGGCCTTGGTAAACCTTACGTGCGTTACGAGCTTCAGTCATATCGGTCTCCTCTCTTAGTCTACTTGTTCAATTCTTGTTGACGAATGACCGTCTTGATACGTGCGATTTGCTTACGTACTTCTGACAATCGAGCCGTGTTCTCAAGTTGACCAGTAGCTAATTGGAAACGCAAGTTGAACAATTCTTCCTTGTAGCTCTTTTCCTTGGCAACCAACTCAGCTTGGCTGAGACCCTTGATTTCGTTTTGTAGATCCTTGATCTTCATTATTCACCCTCCACTTGGCGAGTCAAGATCTTAGTCTTGACTGGCAACTTGTTAGATGCAAGACGCAAGGCTTCGCGGGCAACCTCTTCAGGAACACCGGCAACTTCAAACATTACCTTGCCGCGCTTAACAGGTGCAACCCATCCGTCTGGAGTACCCTTACCGTTACCCATACGAACACCAACACCCTTAGAAGTGTATGACAAGTGTGGGAAAATCTTGATCCAAACTTGACCACCACGCTTCATGTGACGCGTCATAGCAATACGAGCAGCCTCGATTTGACGGTTAGTGATCCAGTGTGATTCAGTGGCTTGCAAACCAAACTCACCAAATGTAACTGTCTTACCACCCTTGGCCTCACCGCGCATCTTTCCACGGTGTGGACGGCGGTACTTTACACGC harbors:
- the rpmD gene encoding 50S ribosomal protein L30, which codes for MAEQVKITLVKSAAHRLPKQRAIVKALGLNKVSSSVVLPDNAATRGAVFKIAHLVTVEVVK
- the rpsE gene encoding 30S ribosomal protein S5, with the protein product MAFIDANKLGELEENVVAINRVTKVVKGGRRLRFAALVVVGDRNGHVGFGTGKAQEVPEAIRKAVEAAKRNIVAVPTVGTTLPHSANGVFGGGRILLKPAVEGSGVAAGGAARAVLELAGVADVTAKSLGSSTPINVVRATFDAINSLKNAEEVAELRQVSLEHLAD
- the rplR gene encoding 50S ribosomal protein L18, whose product is MITKSDKNKVRQRRHTRVRGKISGTAERPRLNVYRSNKNIYAQLIDDVAGVTLASASTLDKSVETAPKTEQAAKVGALIAERAKAAGVEVVVFDRGGYLYHGRVQALAEAAREAGLKF
- the rplF gene encoding 50S ribosomal protein L6, producing MSRIGNKVLTLPAGVELSREGNVVTVKGPKGEISREIASEIEFTVDGTEVSFTRPSDEGRIKALHGTTRANVANMVEGVSAGFKKTLKLVGVGYRAAKQGDKLVLNVGYSHPVEFEAREGLTVEVPDSTTITVEGINKQFVGDLAAEIRAVRAPEPYKGKGIRYENEYVARKEGKTGK
- the rpsH gene encoding 30S ribosomal protein S8 yields the protein MSMTDPIADFLTRIRNANMVRHDSVEVPASKIKKDIAEILKNEGFVRDVEYIEDDKQGVIRVFLKYGADKQRVITGLKRISKPGLRSYVKADAVPKVLNGLGIAIISTSEGVITDKEARAKKIGGEVLAYVW
- the rplE gene encoding 50S ribosomal protein L5, with product MANRLKEKYVNEVTPSLIEKFEYSSIMQAPKIEKIVLNMGVGDAVSNSKNLDEAVAELELIAGQKPVITRAKKSIAGFRLREGMAIGTKVTLRGERMYDFLDKLINVSLPRVRDFRGVSPKAFDGRGNYTLGIREQLIFPEIDYDQVNRVRGLDIVVVTTANTDEEARELLTQLGMPFSK
- the rplX gene encoding 50S ribosomal protein L24 gives rise to the protein MFVKTGDKVKVIAGKDKGKEGVVVKTIAAKDRVVVEGVNIVKKHQKPNNQYPQGGIVELEAPIHVSNVQLLDPSTNEPTKIGYKVEDGKKVRFAKKSGTTLA
- the rplN gene encoding 50S ribosomal protein L14, which produces MIQQESRLKVADNSGAREILTIKVLGGSGRKFAGIGDMIVATVKQAIPGGTVKKGDVVKAVIVRTVSGVHRADGSYIKFDENAAVIVKDDKSPVGTRIFGPVARELRDNDYMRIVSLAPEVL
- the rpsQ gene encoding 30S ribosomal protein S17; its protein translation is MTEARNARKVYQGRVVSDKMDKTITVAIETYKNHPVYGKRVKYTKKFKAHDENNEAKQGDIVRIMETRPTSATKRFRLVEIVEKAVII
- the rpmC gene encoding 50S ribosomal protein L29 codes for the protein MKIKDLQNEIKGLSQAELVAKEKSYKEELFNLRFQLATGQLENTARLSEVRKQIARIKTVIRQQELNK
- the rplP gene encoding 50S ribosomal protein L16, with the translated sequence MLVPKRVKYRRPHRGKMRGEAKGGKTVTFGEFGLQATESHWITNRQIEAARIAMTRHMKRGGQVWIKIFPHLSYTSKGVGVRMGNGKGTPDGWVAPVKRGKVMFEVAGVPEEVAREALRLASNKLPVKTKILTRQVEGE